One stretch of Fictibacillus sp. b24 DNA includes these proteins:
- a CDS encoding PSP1 domain-containing protein, which yields MYEVVGIRFKKAGKVYYFDPGDLEVKKDAFVIVETARGIEYGKVVIDKKLVGENDVVLPLKKVVRLATQKDILSVDENKAAAKEAFQSCEEKIIEHKLDMKLVDVEYTFDRNKIIFYFTADGRIDFRELVKDLASIFRTRIELRQIGVRDEAKMLGGIGPCGRMLCCSTFLGDFEPVSIKMAKDQNLSLNPAKISGLCGRLMCCLKYENDYYEEAKEEMPDVGEEIMTPHGVGRVVGLNLLEKIIQVNIPAMERTTEFTLDELAGKREELFSQATE from the coding sequence TTGTATGAGGTAGTGGGAATCCGCTTTAAAAAGGCGGGTAAAGTTTATTATTTCGACCCCGGCGACCTTGAAGTGAAAAAAGACGCGTTTGTCATTGTGGAAACAGCGCGTGGAATAGAATATGGCAAGGTAGTTATCGATAAGAAACTAGTCGGGGAGAATGATGTTGTTCTTCCTTTAAAGAAAGTCGTTCGGCTCGCGACACAGAAAGACATTTTGTCTGTAGATGAAAATAAAGCAGCTGCTAAGGAAGCGTTTCAAAGTTGTGAGGAAAAAATCATCGAACATAAGCTGGATATGAAGCTTGTCGATGTGGAATATACGTTTGATCGTAACAAAATCATTTTTTATTTTACAGCAGACGGAAGAATTGATTTCCGTGAACTGGTAAAAGACCTGGCTTCTATCTTCCGAACAAGAATTGAACTCAGGCAGATTGGTGTTAGGGATGAAGCGAAAATGCTTGGCGGAATAGGTCCATGCGGCCGAATGCTTTGCTGCTCTACATTCCTGGGAGATTTTGAGCCAGTATCGATTAAGATGGCAAAAGATCAGAACCTTTCATTAAATCCTGCTAAAATTTCAGGTCTATGCGGCCGTTTGATGTGCTGTTTGAAGTACGAAAACGACTATTATGAAGAAGCAAAAGAAGAAATGCCTGATGTTGGAGAAGAAATTATGACCCCTCATGGTGTTGGTCGCGTTGTCGGCTTGAATTTGCTTGAGAAGATCATTCAAGTGAACATTCCTGCAATGGAAAGAACAACCGAGTTCACTTTGGACGAGCTTGCAGGTAAGAGAGAGGAACTATTCAGTCAGGCAACAGAGTAA
- the holB gene encoding DNA polymerase III subunit delta' — protein sequence MVSWEECSKTQHRVVKLLKNSIKKQRLAHAYIFEGAHGTGKMAIATVLAKTFLCRNAEEGNPCESCPNCKRITSGNHPDVHIITPDGQNIKIDQIRGLQKEFAYSGMESSKKVYIIEHADKMTVQAANSLLKFLEEPGADTIAILLTEQVHRLLDTIRSRAQTLSFSPLPPQGILEKLLQEDIPKPIALLASSLTSDYAEALEICREEWFAQARAKVIQLTEDLRLRPDYCLVVLQDQYLSFFKEKDQLRLALNLLLIWYRDLLSIHLSNSENVVFFDQLQALEQQALHTSQKKTGEALQAILTAQARLRSNVSPLMAMEQLVLRLREG from the coding sequence ATGGTGAGCTGGGAAGAGTGCAGCAAAACACAGCATCGTGTTGTGAAGTTATTAAAAAACAGTATAAAAAAACAGCGCCTTGCTCATGCATATATTTTTGAAGGAGCACATGGAACGGGTAAGATGGCGATTGCAACTGTACTTGCAAAAACGTTTCTTTGCAGAAATGCGGAAGAAGGTAATCCATGCGAGAGCTGTCCGAACTGCAAGAGGATTACGTCAGGAAACCATCCTGATGTTCATATCATCACACCAGACGGGCAGAACATTAAGATCGATCAGATCAGAGGTTTGCAAAAAGAATTTGCCTATAGCGGCATGGAGTCCTCAAAAAAAGTATACATTATTGAGCACGCTGACAAGATGACAGTGCAAGCTGCGAACAGTCTTTTAAAGTTTTTAGAAGAGCCTGGTGCAGATACGATTGCTATTCTTTTAACAGAACAGGTTCATCGTTTGCTCGACACTATTCGTTCTAGAGCTCAGACTTTGTCCTTCTCACCCCTTCCGCCACAAGGGATTTTAGAAAAATTACTTCAGGAAGATATACCGAAGCCGATTGCTCTATTAGCGTCTTCCTTAACATCAGATTATGCAGAAGCGCTCGAAATTTGTAGGGAAGAGTGGTTTGCACAAGCGAGAGCCAAAGTGATACAATTAACGGAGGACTTGCGGCTCCGGCCGGATTACTGTCTTGTTGTACTGCAAGATCAGTATTTAAGTTTTTTCAAAGAAAAAGATCAGTTGCGATTAGCATTAAACTTACTTTTGATCTGGTATCGAGATCTTTTATCTATACATTTATCAAACTCGGAAAACGTTGTGTTTTTCGATCAGCTTCAAGCATTAGAGCAGCAGGCTCTTCACACTTCGCAAAAAAAGACGGGTGAAGCTCTGCAAGCTATACTGACTGCTCAAGCCCGACTCAGGAGCAACGTCAGCCCCCTGATGGCGATGGAGCAGTTGGTTTTACGATTACGGGAGGGATAA
- a CDS encoding YaaR family protein: MKIGQDIRPVLETKQNDGKTGKKPSLSFGEAVSKQSEKLQSEQLTRLLGDIENQSKRLVQSQTVRDLQLYKNLVQRFVKEAVDFGMQLKQNKSWNEQGRSRTLSLVKEVDEQLILLTEAVLSQEKEPISLLDKIGEIKGLLVNLYT, translated from the coding sequence ATGAAAATCGGCCAAGATATTAGACCAGTTCTTGAAACAAAACAGAACGACGGAAAGACAGGTAAAAAGCCTTCTCTTTCTTTTGGTGAAGCCGTATCCAAACAAAGTGAAAAGTTACAATCCGAACAGTTAACAAGGCTGTTAGGTGATATAGAAAATCAAAGCAAAAGACTGGTGCAATCACAAACAGTACGCGATCTGCAGCTTTATAAAAATTTAGTTCAACGCTTCGTAAAAGAAGCAGTTGATTTCGGTATGCAGCTAAAGCAAAACAAAAGCTGGAACGAGCAAGGCAGATCACGAACGCTGAGCCTTGTAAAAGAAGTAGATGAACAGCTGATTCTTTTGACAGAGGCTGTATTGAGCCAAGAAAAAGAGCCGATTTCGCTGCTCGATAAAATTGGAGAAATAAAAGGATTGTTAGTGAATCTATATACGTAG
- a CDS encoding cyclic-di-AMP receptor translates to MKMIIAVVQDKDSNRLQDALVDKNYRATKLATTGGFLKAGNTTFMIGVEDAQIEDVMEIIRENCKSRNQMVAPVSPMGGNADAYVPYPVEVEVGGATVFVLPVENFQQF, encoded by the coding sequence ATGAAGATGATTATAGCCGTTGTTCAAGATAAAGACAGCAATAGATTGCAGGATGCGCTTGTTGATAAAAATTACCGTGCCACAAAGCTCGCAACAACAGGCGGTTTTTTAAAAGCTGGAAATACAACGTTTATGATTGGTGTGGAAGATGCTCAAATCGAGGATGTAATGGAAATTATCCGTGAGAACTGCAAAAGCCGTAATCAGATGGTTGCTCCCGTTTCACCGATGGGCGGCAACGCAGATGCTTATGTGCCATACCCAGTAGAAGTTGAAGTAGGCGGCGCAACCGTGTTTGTTCTGCCGGTAGAAAACTTTCAGCAATTTTAA
- the tmk gene encoding dTMP kinase codes for MKGLFITLEGPDGSGKTTQIAKVAEYFKKQKIDFIQTREPGGTRISDKIRALILDPEHKEMHDLTEVLLYAASRAQHVHEKILPALEEGKVVLCDRFVDASIAYQGFGLGVGEESVLKVNNIATSGLVPDRSYFVDVSPEVGRERMKARYGTENLDRIEQKDLTYHELVREGFEHIFSKQTGRIVRINGEQNPDEVFKEIAKDLDQLLSNHKEK; via the coding sequence GTGAAAGGTTTATTTATAACATTAGAAGGTCCTGACGGGTCTGGTAAAACAACTCAGATCGCGAAGGTTGCAGAATATTTTAAGAAACAGAAGATCGATTTTATTCAAACACGCGAACCGGGTGGAACACGAATCAGCGATAAAATTCGAGCGCTTATATTGGATCCAGAACATAAAGAAATGCATGACCTTACGGAAGTGCTCCTATATGCGGCATCACGTGCACAGCATGTTCATGAAAAGATTCTCCCAGCACTAGAGGAAGGAAAAGTTGTGCTGTGCGACCGTTTCGTTGATGCATCTATAGCTTACCAAGGGTTTGGTCTTGGTGTAGGGGAAGAATCTGTGCTTAAAGTAAACAACATTGCAACAAGCGGACTTGTACCGGATCGCAGTTATTTTGTAGATGTATCACCTGAAGTAGGCAGAGAACGCATGAAAGCTCGCTACGGAACAGAAAATCTCGACAGAATTGAACAAAAAGATCTTACGTATCATGAACTTGTTAGAGAAGGATTTGAACATATTTTCTCTAAACAGACTGGCCGTATTGTTCGGATAAATGGCGAACAGAATCCTGACGAAGTGTTCAAGGAGATCGCGAAGGATTTGGATCAACTTTTATCGAATCATAAGGAAAAGTAA
- a CDS encoding aminotransferase class I/II-fold pyridoxal phosphate-dependent enzyme, which translates to MKQAPLYEALINHIHKNKWSFHVPGHKNGLLFEKTAAPFFQSVLPLDVTELTGLDDLHHPEGPILEAQKLLAAFYQVEKSYFLVGGSTSGNHAMILSSFIEGDIVLVQRNCHKSVLNGLELAGVTPVFLQPEIDEDGGYPLGVSLQTVRQAVEMYHGVKGIILTNPTYYGMQQDITEIAELIHRVGGIVLVDEAHGAHFGLKDMPKSSIHKGADMVVQSAHKTLPALTMGAYLHVNSDRVDIQRLSHALQMVQSSSPSYLIMASLDLSRLFLENLSDIELDNIINQTLNLREFIHSLPHLEVKSVPNDYVLDPLKVTVQTNREISGYELQILFEKEGLFTELADDRNVLFVLPLGRIPHLKDLKKVFEKISNQLQSYEASQLHAESIPVLSSVSRLALSYREMKRIKAKPISIVAAEGLIAADAIIPYPPGIPLIAKGEQITSKHIHQYSFLKKKGARFQGTFGHEQMYVFDRT; encoded by the coding sequence ATGAAGCAAGCACCGCTATACGAAGCGTTAATCAATCATATTCATAAAAATAAATGGTCCTTTCATGTGCCTGGTCATAAAAATGGACTTCTGTTTGAGAAGACGGCAGCACCTTTTTTTCAGTCTGTCTTACCGCTGGATGTAACAGAACTAACAGGACTGGATGATCTGCATCACCCAGAGGGTCCTATTTTAGAAGCACAAAAGTTATTAGCAGCGTTTTACCAAGTCGAGAAAAGTTATTTTCTTGTTGGTGGAAGTACTTCGGGCAATCATGCGATGATTCTCTCTTCCTTTATAGAAGGAGATATCGTTTTGGTTCAACGAAACTGTCATAAATCGGTGCTGAATGGACTGGAACTAGCAGGAGTTACACCTGTCTTTCTGCAGCCTGAGATCGATGAAGATGGCGGATATCCATTAGGAGTGTCACTTCAAACGGTTAGACAAGCTGTTGAAATGTATCACGGTGTAAAAGGAATCATTCTAACAAACCCTACTTATTATGGTATGCAGCAAGACATCACAGAAATTGCTGAACTTATTCATAGAGTCGGGGGTATCGTACTAGTAGATGAGGCGCATGGAGCACACTTTGGATTAAAAGATATGCCGAAAAGCTCGATACATAAAGGAGCAGACATGGTGGTGCAATCTGCGCACAAAACACTTCCAGCTCTAACAATGGGTGCCTATTTACATGTGAACAGCGATCGAGTAGATATCCAGCGCTTATCTCATGCGTTACAGATGGTTCAATCGAGTTCCCCATCCTACCTTATTATGGCTTCACTTGATTTGAGCCGGCTTTTTCTTGAAAATCTCAGTGATATCGAGTTAGATAACATCATTAATCAAACTTTGAACCTAAGAGAATTTATCCATTCACTTCCGCACCTTGAAGTTAAGTCTGTGCCTAATGATTATGTACTTGATCCACTAAAGGTTACTGTCCAGACTAACAGGGAAATATCAGGATATGAGCTGCAGATTTTATTTGAAAAAGAAGGATTATTTACCGAGCTCGCAGATGATCGTAATGTTTTGTTTGTCTTGCCGCTAGGACGGATTCCTCATTTGAAAGATCTAAAAAAAGTATTCGAAAAGATATCCAATCAACTTCAGAGCTATGAAGCAAGTCAGTTGCATGCTGAATCTATACCTGTTTTATCTTCAGTCAGCCGATTAGCACTTTCTTATCGAGAAATGAAACGGATAAAAGCAAAGCCCATTTCGATTGTGGCGGCAGAAGGGCTGATTGCAGCTGATGCCATTATTCCATATCCACCAGGAATTCCATTGATCGCAAAAGGGGAACAAATTACTTCGAAACACATTCATCAGTATTCTTTTTTGAAAAAGAAAGGTGCTCGGTTTCAGGGAACATTCGGGCACGAACAGATGTATGTTTTTGATAGAACATAA
- a CDS encoding sigma factor G inhibitor Gin produces MKATRQYGENCMVCEEQKDRGLHILHQFICRECEQKILTAKTNDEYYKHYLSQLRKLKLVNASS; encoded by the coding sequence ATGAAAGCGACACGACAGTACGGGGAAAATTGTATGGTGTGTGAAGAACAGAAGGATCGGGGATTACACATTCTTCATCAATTTATTTGCCGAGAATGTGAACAGAAAATCCTTACCGCTAAAACAAATGATGAATATTATAAACATTACTTATCGCAATTGAGAAAATTAAAATTAGTAAACGCGTCTTCGTGA
- a CDS encoding pro-sigmaK processing inhibitor BofA family protein, giving the protein MEPITVIAILGTIIFVLLLVGAPMRPIRWIGFGVTRFCIGALLLFLLNAIGNSYDIHIPINAFTALISGIAGLPGIASLVAIEFFILN; this is encoded by the coding sequence ATGGAGCCAATCACTGTAATCGCGATACTCGGAACAATCATCTTTGTTCTATTGCTTGTAGGTGCTCCAATGCGGCCAATTCGCTGGATCGGCTTCGGAGTTACACGTTTTTGTATTGGCGCACTATTGTTGTTCTTACTTAATGCGATCGGAAATTCGTATGACATTCATATTCCAATCAATGCGTTTACTGCACTGATTTCTGGAATAGCCGGACTACCTGGGATAGCATCTTTGGTAGCTATTGAATTCTTTATTTTAAACTAA
- a CDS encoding YaaL family protein translates to MFFSRKGRLKRSGDQQLLQSLDELKVNWMHQKEMVERSVEPSEEVIFKLQLAESKYFFLLKEAKKRNVTTSRLK, encoded by the coding sequence ATGTTTTTTTCCCGTAAAGGGCGCTTGAAGCGATCCGGAGACCAACAGCTGCTTCAAAGTCTTGATGAACTTAAAGTAAACTGGATGCATCAAAAAGAAATGGTCGAACGCAGTGTCGAGCCATCGGAAGAAGTTATCTTCAAACTTCAATTAGCAGAATCTAAATACTTCTTCTTATTAAAAGAAGCGAAAAAAAGAAACGTAACGACCAGCAGGTTAAAATAA
- the recR gene encoding recombination mediator RecR, whose amino-acid sequence MHYPEPISKLIESFMKLPGIGPKTAVRLAFFVLEMKEDDVLDFGRALVNAKRQLIYCSNCFHITDRDPCMICDDSSRDRTTICVVHDSKDVIAMEKMKEYRGLYHVLQGAISPMDGVGPEDIKVAELLKRLTDEGIQEIIMATDPNIEGEATAMYIARLIKPTGIKITRIAHGLPVGGDLEYADEVTLSKALEGRREI is encoded by the coding sequence ATGCATTATCCTGAGCCGATTTCAAAACTGATTGAAAGCTTTATGAAATTGCCGGGCATCGGACCGAAAACGGCGGTTCGCCTGGCATTTTTCGTATTGGAAATGAAAGAAGATGACGTGCTGGACTTTGGCCGTGCACTCGTGAACGCGAAACGTCAGCTCATCTATTGTTCCAACTGCTTTCATATTACTGACCGTGATCCTTGCATGATCTGCGACGATTCGAGCAGAGACCGCACAACGATCTGTGTGGTTCATGATTCCAAGGATGTTATTGCGATGGAAAAAATGAAAGAGTACCGCGGTCTCTACCACGTTCTTCAAGGTGCGATCTCTCCTATGGATGGAGTGGGGCCAGAGGATATTAAAGTTGCTGAACTTTTAAAACGGCTAACAGACGAAGGTATTCAAGAAATTATTATGGCAACGGATCCGAATATTGAAGGAGAAGCTACTGCCATGTACATCGCAAGACTTATAAAACCAACGGGTATTAAGATTACTCGTATTGCTCACGGCCTGCCTGTAGGCGGAGACCTGGAATATGCAGATGAAGTAACGCTTTCTAAAGCGCTTGAAGGAAGAAGAGAAATTTAA
- a CDS encoding YbaB/EbfC family nucleoid-associated protein gives MMKGNMNNMMKQMQKMQRDMAKAQEELKDKVIEGTAGGGMVTVKANGHKEIVDIVIKEEVVDPDDIDMLQDLVLAATNDALKKVDEMVSQDMGKFTKGLNIPGLF, from the coding sequence ATGATGAAAGGCAATATGAACAATATGATGAAACAAATGCAAAAAATGCAGCGTGATATGGCAAAGGCGCAAGAGGAACTAAAGGATAAAGTAATTGAAGGAACAGCGGGCGGCGGAATGGTAACTGTAAAAGCTAACGGCCACAAAGAAATCGTGGATATCGTAATTAAAGAGGAAGTTGTAGACCCGGATGATATTGATATGCTTCAAGACCTTGTGTTAGCGGCTACGAACGACGCACTTAAAAAAGTAGACGAAATGGTTTCACAGGACATGGGCAAATTCACTAAAGGGCTAAACATTCCTGGATTATTCTAG
- the dnaX gene encoding DNA polymerase III subunit gamma/tau yields MSYQALYRVWRPQSFEDMVGQEHITKTIQNALMQDKLSHAYLFSGPRGTGKTSAAKIIAKAVNCERAPISEPCNECDACRGITNGTISDVLEIDAASNTGVDDIRDIRDKVKFAPSSVTYKVYIIDEVHMLSTGAFNALLKTLEEPPSHVIFILATTEPHKIPATIVSRCQRFDFKRISSQSIIGRMRQIVDANGTEVEEEALQLLARAAEGGMRDALSLLDQAISYSDDVVRVEDVLSVTGSASQKHLSDMAEAFLEKDVSKALTLSTELLQEGKDPVRFLGDLIYYYRDMLLYKTAPQLEELLERVSTDESFAQLAEATATENIYTIIGQLNAAQQEMKWTNHPKIFLETTFIKICYQKQEGASPESGNTSVEPLMQRIDQLEQELKKMKESGWVSNGSSAPAETEAPREKRVIRGQGGASHTQVKEMLKKAKKPNLVQLKGMWGEILDKIRSEKVSAYALLSGAEPVACSDQIFLLAFQHEIHRQMASQENNRSYVESAVYSTIGKNLSMLSILDPEWQKLKADFIKEQQQGQPSSEEKEKTEDPLISEAIKLVGDDLIEIKEEENE; encoded by the coding sequence ATGAGTTATCAAGCGCTCTACCGCGTATGGAGGCCACAGAGCTTTGAAGATATGGTCGGGCAAGAACATATAACGAAAACGATCCAAAATGCCCTGATGCAGGACAAGCTTTCCCATGCCTACCTGTTTTCAGGCCCACGAGGAACGGGAAAAACAAGTGCGGCAAAAATTATAGCTAAAGCAGTTAACTGTGAGCGTGCCCCGATATCGGAGCCATGTAATGAATGTGATGCTTGCCGAGGGATAACGAACGGAACGATTTCTGATGTTCTGGAGATCGATGCTGCCTCTAATACAGGGGTAGATGACATTCGTGATATCCGGGACAAAGTAAAGTTTGCTCCGTCATCTGTCACGTACAAAGTCTACATCATCGATGAAGTACATATGCTTTCAACTGGAGCATTTAACGCTTTATTAAAAACGCTGGAAGAACCGCCGAGCCACGTTATTTTCATTCTGGCAACCACTGAGCCGCACAAGATTCCAGCAACGATCGTATCACGCTGTCAGCGATTTGATTTCAAACGCATTTCCTCACAGTCCATTATCGGACGCATGAGACAAATCGTAGATGCTAACGGCACAGAAGTTGAAGAAGAAGCGCTGCAATTACTTGCCCGGGCTGCAGAAGGCGGCATGCGTGATGCGTTAAGTTTGCTCGATCAAGCGATTTCTTACAGCGATGATGTGGTTAGGGTGGAAGATGTTTTATCTGTAACAGGTTCAGCTTCACAAAAACACCTGTCTGACATGGCTGAAGCATTTTTAGAAAAAGATGTATCAAAAGCGCTGACGCTATCAACAGAACTTTTGCAAGAAGGAAAAGATCCAGTTCGTTTCTTAGGAGACCTTATTTACTATTACCGTGATATGCTCCTTTATAAAACAGCTCCACAACTAGAAGAGCTGTTAGAGCGGGTTTCTACAGATGAATCATTTGCGCAATTGGCGGAAGCTACAGCTACTGAAAACATCTATACTATCATTGGGCAGTTAAACGCCGCACAACAAGAGATGAAATGGACGAACCATCCTAAAATCTTTTTAGAAACGACGTTTATCAAGATTTGTTATCAAAAACAAGAAGGCGCATCACCTGAGTCGGGTAATACCTCTGTTGAACCTCTCATGCAAAGAATCGATCAGCTCGAGCAAGAGTTGAAGAAAATGAAAGAAAGCGGATGGGTCTCGAACGGGTCATCAGCTCCAGCAGAAACAGAAGCACCGAGAGAAAAAAGAGTGATCCGTGGCCAAGGTGGAGCATCGCATACACAAGTCAAAGAAATGCTTAAGAAAGCGAAGAAGCCAAACCTTGTTCAGCTAAAAGGCATGTGGGGAGAAATTCTTGATAAGATTCGTTCTGAAAAAGTAAGTGCTTATGCTCTTCTATCGGGTGCTGAGCCCGTAGCGTGTTCAGATCAAATCTTCCTGCTCGCTTTTCAGCATGAAATTCACCGTCAGATGGCATCTCAAGAGAACAACAGAAGCTATGTTGAAAGCGCAGTTTATAGTACAATAGGAAAGAACCTGTCCATGCTATCCATACTGGATCCTGAATGGCAGAAATTAAAAGCTGATTTCATTAAAGAACAACAGCAAGGCCAGCCATCTTCTGAAGAGAAAGAAAAAACAGAAGACCCTCTCATATCAGAGGCGATCAAATTGGTTGGCGATGATTTAATTGAGATAAAAGAAGAAGAGAACGAATAA
- the tadA gene encoding tRNA adenosine(34) deaminase TadA has translation MEILEKDEYYMELALKEAEKAADIGEVPIGAILVKDDHILARAHNLRETEQRAIAHAELLAIDQACKETDAWRLEGTTLYVTLEPCAMCSGAIVLSRVSRVVYGAADPKGGCAGTLMNLLQEHRFNHQCEVTSGVKEEECGQILSSFFKNLRDRKRKEKEERKKEL, from the coding sequence ATGGAGATCTTAGAAAAAGACGAATATTATATGGAGCTTGCTTTAAAGGAAGCGGAAAAAGCAGCGGATATCGGAGAAGTTCCAATCGGCGCTATTCTAGTAAAAGATGATCATATATTGGCAAGAGCTCATAACCTGCGTGAAACGGAACAAAGAGCGATTGCGCATGCGGAGCTGTTAGCGATCGATCAAGCTTGCAAGGAAACGGATGCCTGGAGACTAGAAGGAACAACACTTTACGTAACACTTGAACCTTGTGCGATGTGCTCAGGAGCCATCGTTCTCTCAAGGGTAAGCCGAGTTGTTTATGGAGCGGCTGATCCTAAAGGAGGATGCGCAGGGACGTTGATGAACCTTTTGCAAGAACATCGCTTTAATCATCAATGTGAAGTGACCTCGGGTGTTAAAGAGGAGGAGTGCGGTCAGATTCTTTCAAGTTTTTTTAAAAACCTTCGTGACAGAAAAAGGAAGGAAAAGGAAGAGAGAAAGAAGGAGCTTTAG
- a CDS encoding cysteine hydrolase family protein, translating into MAHQQNSETKIPVALLIIDVINDFNFPEAPLLLKTSEPIADKIVDLKKRSKEAGIPIIYVNDNFGQWQSDKQRLVEYCSAQAGGEFVTALQPDEDDYFVIKPKHSGFFSTPLSTLLNELGIQTLILCGVAGNICVLFTANDAYMRGFTLHVPSDCSASNIEEDNERALLLMEKTLNADIAASGELDLQAIIEQAENDKPKTMY; encoded by the coding sequence TTGGCACATCAACAGAATAGTGAGACGAAAATTCCTGTCGCTTTGCTTATTATTGACGTGATTAATGACTTTAATTTTCCTGAAGCGCCGCTTTTGTTAAAAACTTCTGAGCCGATAGCCGATAAGATTGTTGATTTAAAGAAACGGTCAAAAGAAGCAGGCATACCTATCATCTATGTGAATGACAATTTTGGACAGTGGCAGTCAGACAAGCAAAGACTTGTGGAATACTGTTCGGCACAAGCTGGAGGGGAGTTTGTGACAGCATTACAGCCGGACGAAGACGATTATTTTGTTATTAAACCGAAGCACTCTGGATTTTTTTCGACACCTTTATCAACTTTATTAAATGAGCTGGGTATACAAACGCTGATCCTATGCGGCGTAGCAGGCAACATCTGTGTCCTTTTTACCGCTAATGACGCTTATATGCGAGGCTTCACTCTTCATGTACCGTCTGACTGCTCAGCCTCTAATATAGAAGAGGATAACGAAAGAGCATTGCTGCTTATGGAAAAGACGTTAAACGCCGATATCGCTGCAAGTGGTGAGTTAGATCTTCAGGCAATCATAGAACAGGCTGAGAATGATAAACCAAAAACAATGTATTAA
- a CDS encoding deoxynucleoside kinase, whose product MSSTPFIAVEGPIGVGKTSLAKAIAEHYNFQLLKEIVEENPFLGKFYDNIDEWSFQTEMFFLCNRYKQLEEINGQYLSKQIPVVSDYHIFKNRIFAGRTLKDGHLHKYMQCFDILTEDMPVPNMIIYLNASLDTLLDRVRKRGRFVEQNMEPAYLEQLAADYDTFMSAFKKEHPEIPVLTFSGDELDFVAYETDKEKIFSLIDATLKKGEVAR is encoded by the coding sequence ATGAGTTCAACCCCCTTTATCGCAGTTGAAGGGCCGATTGGCGTAGGGAAAACATCACTGGCAAAAGCCATTGCAGAGCACTATAACTTTCAATTATTAAAAGAAATTGTAGAGGAAAATCCTTTTCTCGGAAAATTTTACGACAACATTGATGAGTGGAGTTTTCAAACCGAGATGTTTTTTCTTTGCAACAGGTATAAACAGCTTGAAGAGATTAATGGTCAATACCTTTCAAAGCAGATACCTGTCGTTTCTGATTATCATATTTTCAAGAACCGTATTTTTGCTGGTCGTACGTTAAAAGACGGTCATCTTCACAAATATATGCAGTGTTTTGATATCTTAACAGAAGATATGCCTGTACCAAATATGATCATATACTTAAATGCGAGTCTAGATACACTTTTAGACCGTGTTCGTAAGCGCGGACGATTTGTTGAGCAAAACATGGAGCCAGCTTATTTAGAACAACTTGCAGCTGATTATGATACATTTATGTCTGCCTTTAAGAAAGAGCACCCTGAGATTCCGGTGCTGACCTTCAGTGGAGACGAATTAGATTTTGTTGCGTATGAAACGGATAAAGAGAAAATCTTTTCCTTAATCGATGCAACTTTGAAAAAAGGAGAAGTTGCGCGATGA